CGTGCCGATCAGGCTCGATGTGCCGGTTAATAGTGAAAAGGACGAATACTACCCCACACTGGCCGACAATGGCAATATTTATTTCGGATCGACCAGGGATGGCGGTAAAGGCGGCAGCGATATCTGGTGCTGCAAATACCAGGATGGCAAATATCAGCCCGCCGAAAACCTTGGTGATGCCATCAATACGCCCTACCACGATTATGAGGCCTTTATAGCGCCGGATGAGTCTTATCTCATCTACAATTCGAGCCGGCCAAATGGCTTAAAGAATCTCGATTTTTATATCAGTTACAAGCAAAATGGCGTTTGGACAAAGGCAAAAAAATTACCGGAGCCTATCAGTTCAAACTCCATAGACTGGTCGCCAAAAGTAACACGCGATGGCAAATGGTTTTACTTTGGCAGCACCCGCAGCACGGATCCGGTGACCCCAAAGAAAGCGGATAATATGGAACAATTGAACCGAAAACTGCAAAGTGCCAATAACGGGCTGTCGGATATTTATATTGCTGACTTTGAAGCGATAAAACAAGCGCTGAAATAACCAACGAATCTGCTATTTTTGCGGCCATGCAAACAGAAGCCGCTTTACTGAAAAATAAATTCGACAGCATTATTTTTGACCTCGATGGTACCCTTTGGGACTCGACCGGCAACGTTGCCCTGGCCTGGGAAAAAGCGAGGCTGCAGGTAGGATATGAAGAGGTGGACAGTATTACCCGCGAACGGGTACGCTCGATAACAGGAATGGCTTACGATGTGATATTCGAGGTGCTGCTGCCTGATATGGATATTGAACGGCGGAACTATTTTAAATCGGTATGTGCACAAAGTGAAATAGATACGTTGGAAGAGATTGGCGGCGACCTGTATCCCGGGCTCGAAGAAACTATCAAATATCTTGCCGACAGGTATAAGTTGTACATTGTAAGCAATTGCCAAAGCGGCTACATCGAAACCTTTTTGAGTCATTGCCCTGTGTCCGGTCATTTTTTGGCCCATCAATGCTACGGCACTAAAGGGCAGCCCAAAGCCGAGAACATTAAGGACATAGTAAACGATCATGGCCTGCAGGCGCCAGTTTATATTGGCGATACAAACGGTGACCGCGATTCGGCCGCTAAAGCCGGAGTGCCTTTCATCTTTGCTTCGTATGGGTTTGGCAAGGTAGCAGAGGGAATGGTGGCTACAATAGATACGTTTGGGGACTTGAAAGAGCTACTGTAACAGCTATCGTTTTTCCGAAATCACCGGGCATTGCCTGATATAAAGGCCCTTTTCCAAAACATCGAGCATGAATTTTGCGGTGTTAAGCCTGCTGATGGTTAGCGATGGTTTGGGCGAAT
Above is a window of Mucilaginibacter ginsenosidivorans DNA encoding:
- a CDS encoding TolB family protein, with the translated sequence MKKILTAIALLGFSIIGRAQNSKNLVPQIFEPGVISKGDYESHGTFTPSGDTLYFIKCTYDLKISAICVSYKRKGKWTDPEVASFSGKYMDADPFVAKDGQALYFMSNRPLKDGDPVKDDTDIWKVMMTKDGWGVPIRLDVPVNSEKDEYYPTLADNGNIYFGSTRDGGKGGSDIWCCKYQDGKYQPAENLGDAINTPYHDYEAFIAPDESYLIYNSSRPNGLKNLDFYISYKQNGVWTKAKKLPEPISSNSIDWSPKVTRDGKWFYFGSTRSTDPVTPKKADNMEQLNRKLQSANNGLSDIYIADFEAIKQALK
- a CDS encoding HAD family hydrolase, with the protein product MQTEAALLKNKFDSIIFDLDGTLWDSTGNVALAWEKARLQVGYEEVDSITRERVRSITGMAYDVIFEVLLPDMDIERRNYFKSVCAQSEIDTLEEIGGDLYPGLEETIKYLADRYKLYIVSNCQSGYIETFLSHCPVSGHFLAHQCYGTKGQPKAENIKDIVNDHGLQAPVYIGDTNGDRDSAAKAGVPFIFASYGFGKVAEGMVATIDTFGDLKELL